AGTCTAAACTTTATATCTAAGATATCCTGAAAATATCTTATAAGATAACGATTGGGGGATGTTAATGGTCAAATGAGGAAGGCATTAGTAGCCCTCCCAGATAAGGTTTGGGAAATCCTAGACGGTGAGTTAAGGGGGAAGATGGGAGAAAGCTACAGCGAGATAATACGGAGTATAGTTATCGCATATCTTTCGGAAAAGGGATATATGGAGAGGGGGAGGTTGTAGATGGAAAGAAATAGGGCGATTGAATTGGTCTATGAAGAAAAAGAAGATGAGAGGAGCATCCTTGCGAGGACGAAGCCCGCCTTCCTCCATGAAGCTAAAAGATTCGGTATAAGCCTTGACGGCTCATATAATATGTTAATATTCGGAGATAACCTCCCCGTCTTAAGGGCACTAATGGATGAGCCTAGTATCAAAGGAAAGGTAAGATTAATTTACATAGATCCCCCATTCTCTACGAACCATGAGTTTAGAGCAGGCGCCTCAAGGACGGCAACCGTAAGCGCGAGCAGGAACGATAAAATCGCTTATGAGGATACCCTAGTCGGAGCAGAATACCTCGAGTTTTTGAGGAGAAGACTAATCCTCTTGAGGGAACTGCTGGCCGATGACGGGTCAATCTATGTGCACATCGACTGGAAGATGGGACATTACGTTAAGGTTTTGATGGATGAAATCTTCGGTCAAGAACACTTCATCAACGATATAGCAAGGATAAAATGTAATCCAAAGAATTTTGAAAGAAAGGGATATGGCAATATTAAAGATATGATACTGTTCTACTCCAAGACCGAGGACTATGTATGGAATGGGTCCTTTCAAGAGTACACACAAGAACAGATAGAGAAGCTTTTTCCCAAAATGGGTGAGGACGGGAGACGGTACACCACTAACCCGCTACACGCCCCGGGAGAAACCAAGGATGGCCCTACCGGTCAGCCGTGGCGAGGCATGCTTCCACCGAAAGGTAGGCATTGGAGATATCCACCGGAAGTTCTAGAGGAATTGGATAGAAAGGGATTGATAGAGTGGTCCAGCACGGGAAATCCACGAAAGAAGATATATGCAGATGAATATTTAAAGAAAAAAACTAAGAGGCAGGATATTTGGGAGTTCAAAGACCCCGCCTATCCATTATATCCAACTGAAAAGAACCTGGATATGTTAAAGACCATAGTTGAGGCGTCGTCCAACCCCGGTGATATAGTATTGGACTGCTTTGCTGGCTCAGGAACGACCCTGGTGGCTGCTGAGCTACTCGGTAGGAGATGGATTGGGGTGGACAATTCCCCTGTCGCCATCGAAGTTTCAATAAAGAGGTTACAAAAACTGGAGAAGGTACGGCCATTCATCCTTTACAGAGTGGATAGAGCTCCATCACCCAAGGCTCCCCAAAAAATCCTTCAATAATAAAGCGCTTAAAACTGGTTCGTCGTCGGCTAAGCCGGAGAGAAGCTTTATATAGCTTCTGTTAAACCATACGATTCCATCCACAACCCCAACCGCAACGATTTTCTCCTTCATCTTCCTTACGAATTCTATAACTTCTTTCAGGTCTCGAGTCTGCGATCCCCCACTCGTACTTAAGAAACGAGCCTCGCCTACTACGAGTTTGTCGGCGGTTCTGAAAAGAAAATCTCGTCCCCTATCAAGTACGTAACCAAATTTTTCATTTAGATACTTCAGTATGCTGGCATTCCTGGCATCCAGAAATGCCTTATCTTTATAACTTTCAAATCGATGTTGCGGAAGAACGGGTATTCCTTGACTAGGAAAATAGCGCCTAAGCCAGTTATGAAATGCTGGCCCCATTACCCTATTTATATCAATGGACCTTTCAATACCTCTAAAAATCTCATCTATAGACATCTTAAGAAGCATGGAACCCAAAGTTTGAGTAACTTTAGGGTTGTTTTCCATGAGCTTTGGCTTCTGCCTTAAGATTGATGCGTAAGGATGTTCGACTGGAAAAGGATGCCCTCTCTTACTCTGCTTTAGTATAATCTTGAGTAGTTCTTTCCAGTCCCCCCTTCCATGCAGCTCTCGTATCCTGTTTTTCACATCATCCTCTAATGGCCTTCGCGGCAAAGGTTTTGCAGGATAAATTTCAGAGAGCCTATCTAGATAATTTTGGGATTCTGCGACTCTGAGGCTCTTTTCAACCCACTCATTCAAAAGGCTCCACCTTTAGACGATTACAACTGTTAGGAACATAAGATTTTCCGTTGATACCTAAATATCAAAAGATCCCTAATCAAAACTCTATAGGCTCGAAGCTATAGGAACTTAATCTCCTATGGTTACTTTATAGATTTAATGGTTTACCGGGGCTCACAAACGGTTAGAGGTAGCTTCTCCGATAGTATAATTTTTTAAAGCTGGAAGTCTATTGGAGCTGGTAGGGGTCGGCCAAGCCTTGAAGCGCCTGGAGGGTTTAAGCTCTAAGATATTGGATGCGGCCTCCTCCCCCGTCCGCCTAGCGATATTGAAGCTCTTATCCAGTAGGGGGCCGCTCCCCTACACGGAGATAATGTTCGCGGTGAACCTTGATCCCGTGAGGGACGCCGGCAAATTCGTCTATCATCTGAGGAGCCTCGTGGACGCCGGCCTGATAAGGCTCGACAGGAAGAGTAAGAAGTACCTCTCCACGGAGCTGGGCGAGATGGTCGTGAAGTTTTCGAGGGACCTGGAGGAGTACCTGGCCGTGAAGAAGGGTAAGATGTACGTCAGGACCTCACGGCTCGCAATAGAGGAGTTCGATAGATCCAGGATCGTGGACAGCCTGGTGAGGGAGGCGGGCATCCCCGTGGAATTGGCCCAGGAGATAGCGGCTGAGGCCGAGGAACGCCTCATAAAGCTCAAGGCCAGATACCTCACAGCCCCCCTCATAAGGGAGTTCGTAAACGCCCTCCTCCTGGAGAGGGGCCTGGAGGAGTACCGCCACAAGCTCACCCGCCTGGGCATGCCCATATACGATGTAACCCAGACCGTGGAGGAGGCGGCGAGAAAGGGTTTACCCGTGTCCACCGTGGAACGCGCGGCCGGCTCCTCGGTCCTGAAGGAGTACGTGCTCCTCAAGGGGGTTTCGAGGAGCGTAGCCGACGCCCACCTATCCGGCCTCATACACCTCGACTCCACTGAGAACTGGCTCCTAAAACCCGACTATGCATCCCATGATCCCAGGATGATCCTGAACCCGCCCAGGGGAGGCGAACCCCCCCAGGACCTCGGCGACGCTTTAAACCTGATAATTAGGGTTCACAGGCGAACCGTGGGGGAGGTCTCCCAGGGGGAGATCCTCCCCTTCCTCAACGTATTCCTCGCCCCATACCTGATGGATATGGACCACGCCCAGGCGGGAAGGCTCATCCAAAGGTTCCTCTGCGAGTTGAACGAGGAGGCCTCCATCAACCCTTATACGCCCAGGCTCTCCATAGGGGTCTCCCCCCGGATCCCGGGGGAGCTGGAGGATGAGGAGGCCGCTTCCCCTAAGGGTGGATCCTCCAGCTACGGGGATTTCAGGGATGAGGCGGCGGCAGCCGCATCCCTCATAATAGAAGCCGCAGACAGGCTTTCGAGGAGGACGCCGCTCCTAAACCCCCTCCTCACAGTGAAGCTGGAGGACATGGATGGGATGGGTACCCTGTACGTCCTGGAGGCCGAGCATGGATCCATATACCTCGACTTCACACCGGGCTGCGAAGCCTCCTACTCCGGCGACGGCATCCGCCTCTCCCCGGGGTGGCGGGGGGACTGGCGTGTAGACGTGGTTAGGACCGGCCACGCGGGGACCGTATTCCTCAACCTAGCCCGGATGGCCTACGAATCAAAGGAGAACTATGAACGCTTCAAGAGGCTCCTGGACGACACGGTCCAATTGGCTGTGGAGGCCCTGAAGGCCAAAGAGGACTCCTTGAAGAACCGGTTGGACATGGGCCTCCTCCCAGGGCTTAACGGTCTAGGCTTCTCCCCCGAGGGGATGCAGCACGGCATCGGGGTCCTAGGGTTAAGCGAGGCATCCATGATCCACACAGGCTCCCCGATAGGGTTAGGCGATGAAGCCGTGGAGTTCGCTGTTGAAACCCTGAAGCACCTGGGTGAAGCCTCCTCGGCGCTCTCCAAGGAGACGGGCCTACGGATAAATGTGGTCCAGAAGCCGTGCGAGGACGGCTCCCCGAGGCTGGCCAGGCTGGACGTGGAATCCTACGGTAAAGGCGCCGTGAAGTTCCAGGGCCTCCCAGGCAGCCCATACTACGCCGACATCCCATTGATCCCCCCCAGCCTGGACATCCCATTGGAGGTCCGGGGAAGGCTTGAAGGAACCCTCCAGGAACACCTCAGGGGCGGGCACCTCGCCCTCTTCCACGTATCGGAGGCCGACCCCGAAGCCCTCAGGGTATTCTCCCTCAAGCTCAGGGAGATGGGGGTCCTCTTCGCCACCTTCGCCATGGAGCTCTCCCAATGCAACAGCTGCCATAGACCCTCAAAGGGCCTAATCCAGATATGCCCTTCATGCGGCTCATCCTCCATATCCCATTACGGGGCAGCGTCAGCCCTCCTCCAACCGTTAAAGCTCTGGCCCCCATCTAAGGCCAAAACCTTCAACGAATGGATCCGATACACGATAAAATAGCCGGTGAAAAACCGGTTAAAGGGACGAGACGGAGGGATATGGATACAGGCGGAGGGGAAGGGGATTGAGGGGGTTAGGGATCCCTTCCCCACCCGCATCCCGGTCATCCATCCCCTCTTCACTCTATGGCCCCCAGGATGAGCGATATAAGGGCCATCCTCACGAGGACGCCGTACCATACCTGCCGGAAGTATTTGGCGTGGGATGTATCATCCACCTCATAGTCTATCTCGTCCACCCTCGGCAACGGATGCATTATGACCAGCCTCTCCTTAGCCTTCTCCAGGTCCCCCAGGGTTATCCTATAGGAGCTCTTCACCTTCTCGTATTCCGCGGGATCCACGAACCTCTCCTTCTGTATCCTCGTCACGTATAGTACGTCCAGCCTCCCTATGACCTCGTCGAGGCTGCGCCACTCCTCCACCTCCACGCTGTCCTTTATGTCTCTCACCACCTCCTCCCTCATCCTGAGCAGCTCCGGAGATATGAAGTGCAGCTTCACATCGTACCTGGACAGCGCATAGGCTAGGCTGTGGGCTGTCCTACCGTACTTCAAGTCGCCTATCAAGCCTATCTCCAATCCATCTATGCCTCCCGCCTCCCTCCGGATCGTGTAGAGATCCAGCAGGGCCTGGGTTGGATGCTCCCCGGGCCCCGACCCCGCGTTTATCACGGGGATCTCAGCGAACTCAGCCGCGAGCCTAGCCGCCCCCTCCAGGGGATGCCTGATCACTATGAGGTCCGCATAGTTCTCCACCACCCTTATGGTGTCGGCCAGGTTCTCCCCCTTCTCCACGGATGTACCCCTAGCCTCGTGGAACCCTAAAACCCCGCCTCCAAGCCTGAGCATAGCCGACTCGAAGCTGAGCCTCGTCCTGGTGCTGGGCTCGAAGAAAAGGTTCGCCAGTATCCTCCCCTCGAGGAGCTTAGGCCTCCTCTCCGCTATGGAAGCCATGGAATCCGTCACATCGAATATGTGCTCCAGCTCATCCCTCGACAGGTCATTTATGGATATTATATCCCTGCCCTTGAACCCCATCTCCAGGATCGCCACCCCCCTCCTCAAGCCCAACTCAAGATAACGTTTTAACCCAGTTCACGTTTAACCTTTACCCTGACCGGGTGGCCTCCATGGTCGATGGAGAAGAAAAGAGGGATGAACTCTACGTTAAGAAGATAAGGAATGGAACCGTCATAGACCATGTATCCGCGGGCCTAGCCCTGGACGTCCTCAAAATACTCAATATAACCGGGAGGGACGGTCGGGTAGTGAGCATAGCCATGAACGTTCCAAGCCGGAAATACGGCAAGAAGGATATAATCAAGGTTGAAGACAGGGAGCTTAGACCCGAGGAGGTGGATAAGATCGCCCTCATAGCCCCGAAATCCACCATAAACATAATCAGGGACTACAAGGTCCACGAGAAGAAGAGGGTTAAACTCCCAGAGGTCATAAGGGGCATAATAAGATGCGGCAACCCCTCATGCATCACGAACTCCAGGGAGCCCGTGGAGCCCACATTCAAGATAGAGGCCACGGAGCCCCTGAGCCTGAGGTGCACATACTGCGGCAGGACGATGGAACAGGAGAGCATACTCAGCCAATTCTAAGAAGGAAGTCAGCCCTCCCTGAAAAGGTATTGAAGCCTCAACGGCGAGATGGAACAGATACTCATAAGACGCTGAGTATCGGATGGTGGTGATCGATCCGTTGGACGGCTGGGGCCTGGGGCTTCAGCGGATCCATCTCCGAGAGATGAATCGGGGAGGACCTGGATGGATCCCATGTTCACGGCTGTCCCTGCCTAAGGGCCTCGACGGCCTCCCCCCAAGGTTATGAGGACTTGGAGGTTATCGTAGGCGTTCGCGTCCAGCCCATTTGTAGAGCATTGGTTCATGAACGCGCCATGGTAGCTACTGGAGGTATCCCCGTCCACCTCTACTTCATTTGAGGAGGTTCAGCCCCGTGGTCTCATCGTATTCCCTCTCGAGTTCAAGGTTGAGCTCCACGAGGTAGAGCTCAGCCGCATAGATTACGGTGCCCTCGTAGAGGTGTCCGCCGAGGGATCTCCCATCCCTGTCCGCCAGGGTTAT
The sequence above is a segment of the Candidatus Bathyarchaeota archaeon genome. Coding sequences within it:
- a CDS encoding helix-turn-helix domain-containing protein; its protein translation is MELVGVGQALKRLEGLSSKILDAASSPVRLAILKLLSSRGPLPYTEIMFAVNLDPVRDAGKFVYHLRSLVDAGLIRLDRKSKKYLSTELGEMVVKFSRDLEEYLAVKKGKMYVRTSRLAIEEFDRSRIVDSLVREAGIPVELAQEIAAEAEERLIKLKARYLTAPLIREFVNALLLERGLEEYRHKLTRLGMPIYDVTQTVEEAARKGLPVSTVERAAGSSVLKEYVLLKGVSRSVADAHLSGLIHLDSTENWLLKPDYASHDPRMILNPPRGGEPPQDLGDALNLIIRVHRRTVGEVSQGEILPFLNVFLAPYLMDMDHAQAGRLIQRFLCELNEEASINPYTPRLSIGVSPRIPGELEDEEAASPKGGSSSYGDFRDEAAAAASLIIEAADRLSRRTPLLNPLLTVKLEDMDGMGTLYVLEAEHGSIYLDFTPGCEASYSGDGIRLSPGWRGDWRVDVVRTGHAGTVFLNLARMAYESKENYERFKRLLDDTVQLAVEALKAKEDSLKNRLDMGLLPGLNGLGFSPEGMQHGIGVLGLSEASMIHTGSPIGLGDEAVEFAVETLKHLGEASSALSKETGLRINVVQKPCEDGSPRLARLDVESYGKGAVKFQGLPGSPYYADIPLIPPSLDIPLEVRGRLEGTLQEHLRGGHLALFHVSEADPEALRVFSLKLREMGVLFATFAMELSQCNSCHRPSKGLIQICPSCGSSSISHYGAASALLQPLKLWPPSKAKTFNEWIRYTIK
- a CDS encoding CopG family transcriptional regulator; the protein is MGDVNGQMRKALVALPDKVWEILDGELRGKMGESYSEIIRSIVIAYLSEKGYMERGRL
- a CDS encoding site-specific DNA-methyltransferase — protein: MERNRAIELVYEEKEDERSILARTKPAFLHEAKRFGISLDGSYNMLIFGDNLPVLRALMDEPSIKGKVRLIYIDPPFSTNHEFRAGASRTATVSASRNDKIAYEDTLVGAEYLEFLRRRLILLRELLADDGSIYVHIDWKMGHYVKVLMDEIFGQEHFINDIARIKCNPKNFERKGYGNIKDMILFYSKTEDYVWNGSFQEYTQEQIEKLFPKMGEDGRRYTTNPLHAPGETKDGPTGQPWRGMLPPKGRHWRYPPEVLEELDRKGLIEWSSTGNPRKKIYADEYLKKKTKRQDIWEFKDPAYPLYPTEKNLDMLKTIVEASSNPGDIVLDCFAGSGTTLVAAELLGRRWIGVDNSPVAIEVSIKRLQKLEKVRPFILYRVDRAPSPKAPQKILQ
- the pyrB gene encoding aspartate carbamoyltransferase is translated as MGFKGRDIISINDLSRDELEHIFDVTDSMASIAERRPKLLEGRILANLFFEPSTRTRLSFESAMLRLGGGVLGFHEARGTSVEKGENLADTIRVVENYADLIVIRHPLEGAARLAAEFAEIPVINAGSGPGEHPTQALLDLYTIRREAGGIDGLEIGLIGDLKYGRTAHSLAYALSRYDVKLHFISPELLRMREEVVRDIKDSVEVEEWRSLDEVIGRLDVLYVTRIQKERFVDPAEYEKVKSSYRITLGDLEKAKERLVIMHPLPRVDEIDYEVDDTSHAKYFRQVWYGVLVRMALISLILGAIE
- a CDS encoding aspartate carbamoyltransferase regulatory subunit, translated to MVDGEEKRDELYVKKIRNGTVIDHVSAGLALDVLKILNITGRDGRVVSIAMNVPSRKYGKKDIIKVEDRELRPEEVDKIALIAPKSTINIIRDYKVHEKKRVKLPEVIRGIIRCGNPSCITNSREPVEPTFKIEATEPLSLRCTYCGRTMEQESILSQF